A region from the Nitrososphaerota archaeon genome encodes:
- a CDS encoding 4Fe-4S binding protein, with product MIIIFMHIFQNGEFGIESNFQRKLHTFYARIEPFVVRTIDKMLTNKFLKGNRIGRSFLKFTGKLLWFLPHGIVIDHEAAIRLIDNIPKDDNLHIAIGPCVCKKAIGVKKEPYVTDMVIMYGAQAYKSAHPEEYRYISPEEAKSLLANFKENKLIHEVFACFKSKSWTFVICNCDADYCIPTRSKLIAGEGVYAGPLYAIVDAEKCKGLKECGVCINVCKFNAIKEDASGKAFVDKEKCMGCALCFFNCPNKARKMVPREKYDPKFLPIEYTHPNLCNFYKK from the coding sequence ATGATAATAATTTTTATGCATATTTTTCAAAATGGAGAATTTGGTATTGAATCTAATTTTCAAAGGAAGCTGCATACATTCTATGCTAGAATAGAACCTTTTGTAGTAAGAACAATAGATAAAATGTTAACAAATAAATTCTTAAAAGGTAATAGAATTGGGCGCTCTTTCTTAAAATTTACAGGAAAATTGCTTTGGTTTCTTCCACATGGTATAGTAATAGATCATGAAGCAGCAATTAGATTGATTGATAATATTCCTAAAGATGATAATTTGCATATTGCAATTGGTCCATGTGTATGCAAAAAAGCTATTGGAGTAAAAAAAGAACCATATGTTACAGATATGGTTATAATGTATGGTGCACAAGCTTATAAATCTGCACATCCAGAAGAATATAGATATATTAGTCCTGAAGAAGCTAAAAGTCTTTTAGCTAATTTTAAAGAGAATAAATTAATTCATGAAGTTTTTGCTTGTTTTAAATCTAAGTCTTGGACATTTGTTATTTGCAATTGTGATGCAGATTATTGTATACCAACAAGAAGTAAACTTATTGCAGGAGAAGGAGTATATGCTGGTCCATTATATGCTATTGTAGATGCTGAAAAATGTAAGGGTCTTAAAGAATGTGGGGTATGTATAAATGTTTGTAAATTTAATGCTATAAAAGAAGATGCTTCAGGTAAAGCATTTGTTGATAAAGAAAAATGCATGGGTTGCGCGCTTTGCTTTTTCAATTGTCCTAATAAAGCACGTAAAATGGTTCCTAGAGAAAAATATGATCCAAAGTTTTTACCAATAGAATATACGCATCCAAATCTATGCAATTTTTATAAAAAATAG